The Chryseobacterium nakagawai genome has a segment encoding these proteins:
- a CDS encoding Na+/H+ antiporter has product MIHSYVIISIVVLLSVMILVMIGQKLKVAYPIFLVIAGLLISFVPGMPRVEIEPDLVFLIFLPPILFEAAWFTSWQDFHKWRKQIFSMAFGLVFLTSIVVAYLSSSIIPGLTVAMGFLLGGVNSPPDAVAATSVLKHMKIPKKITNILEGESLINDASSLIVFKFALAAVISGQFIWKDAVQDFFTMAIGGIAVGVAVGLLFGALLRIIPTNSNIDTVITLIVPYIMYVGAEHFHFSGVLAVVAGGLLMSYNSHCYLSHTSRIQSGNVWSVLIFLMNTIIFILIGLELPIVVEGLTDYTVSEGIFYSVVIGGAIIGTRIVYSYALMYFPRLCSKELRLKVPKPDWREPFIISFAAMRGVVSLAAALSIPAFLPNGDAFPHRNIILFVTFVIILITLVGQGLLLSPILKLLNIQDTGSELPEEKQEVILMRKLKETALHKLENDFSELAVSNSLVRHQKHKLENEMMLMADKAQCMASTGDYVTAINENKDVLRQVIQAQRNELHRMKKEKIFDDHVMRTIEMQLDFDEAKITGFSH; this is encoded by the coding sequence ATGATTCACAGCTATGTTATAATATCCATTGTAGTCTTATTGTCTGTAATGATATTAGTAATGATAGGGCAAAAATTGAAAGTAGCTTATCCAATCTTTCTTGTAATTGCAGGATTGCTCATCAGTTTTGTTCCGGGAATGCCTCGTGTAGAAATAGAACCGGATCTTGTTTTTCTTATTTTTCTTCCACCCATATTATTTGAAGCCGCATGGTTTACGTCATGGCAGGATTTTCATAAATGGAGAAAACAGATCTTTTCCATGGCTTTTGGATTGGTATTTTTAACATCAATAGTCGTTGCGTACCTTTCATCTTCTATTATTCCGGGGCTTACCGTAGCAATGGGATTCTTATTGGGTGGCGTAAATTCTCCACCGGATGCTGTAGCGGCTACTTCCGTATTGAAGCATATGAAAATCCCTAAAAAGATCACCAATATCCTTGAAGGAGAAAGTTTAATTAACGATGCATCCAGTTTAATTGTATTTAAATTTGCCCTTGCAGCCGTTATTTCAGGGCAGTTTATCTGGAAAGATGCCGTTCAGGATTTCTTTACTATGGCGATTGGAGGAATTGCAGTAGGAGTCGCAGTTGGTCTTCTGTTCGGAGCGTTGTTGAGGATTATTCCTACGAATTCTAATATTGACACCGTTATCACACTGATCGTTCCTTACATTATGTATGTTGGAGCAGAACACTTCCATTTTTCAGGAGTTTTAGCTGTGGTTGCAGGTGGATTGCTAATGTCTTATAATTCCCATTGCTACCTGAGTCACACCTCAAGAATTCAATCCGGGAATGTATGGAGTGTTCTGATATTTCTGATGAATACCATCATTTTTATCCTCATCGGTCTTGAGTTGCCAATTGTTGTGGAGGGACTGACAGATTATACTGTTTCAGAAGGAATTTTCTACAGTGTGGTTATAGGCGGAGCAATTATCGGAACAAGAATAGTATACAGTTATGCGTTGATGTACTTCCCAAGGCTTTGCTCTAAAGAATTAAGATTGAAGGTCCCGAAACCGGATTGGCGCGAACCTTTTATCATCAGTTTTGCAGCGATGAGAGGGGTGGTTTCATTGGCGGCAGCATTGTCTATTCCTGCATTTCTTCCTAATGGAGATGCTTTTCCACATCGTAATATCATTTTATTTGTCACTTTCGTTATTATTCTGATTACTTTGGTTGGGCAAGGATTGTTGCTTTCTCCAATCCTGAAATTATTAAACATCCAGGATACAGGAAGTGAGTTGCCGGAGGAAAAGCAAGAAGTTATTTTGATGCGTAAGCTTAAAGAAACAGCTTTGCATAAACTGGAAAATGATTTTTCTGAATTGGCAGTATCCAACAGTCTTGTTCGTCATCAAAAACATAAATTGGAAAACGAAATGATGTTGATGGCTGATAAAGCCCAATGTATGGCTTCTACCGGAGATTATGTAACGGCCATCAATGAAAATAAAGATGTCTTGCGCCAGGTGATTCAGGCACAGAGAAACGAATTACATAGAATGAAAAAAGAAAAAATATTTGACGATCATGTGATGAGAACCATTGAAATGCAGCTGGATTTTGATGAAGCAAAAATTACCGGATTTTCTCATTGA
- a CDS encoding GNAT family N-acetyltransferase, protein MIALESFHINDAPALISNIKDKKGLLQFAGPMYRFPLTKDQLEVDLSDENRTLFKIIDVENQNTIGHAQIFLKDETFLLGRVLIWDENNRGKGYGKKVMQELLKYGFSHLNRELAELNVYDWNTGAIECYKKVGFVIDPAVKNEAKIDDETWVSINMKIHRDTFQL, encoded by the coding sequence ATGATAGCATTAGAGTCTTTTCATATTAATGATGCGCCAGCATTGATTTCAAATATTAAAGATAAAAAAGGCCTTCTGCAGTTTGCGGGGCCTATGTATCGCTTTCCTTTAACTAAAGATCAGCTTGAAGTAGATTTGTCTGATGAAAACAGAACACTATTCAAAATAATTGATGTAGAAAATCAGAATACAATCGGTCATGCCCAAATATTTCTAAAAGATGAAACATTTCTGTTGGGAAGAGTTTTAATATGGGATGAGAATAACAGGGGAAAAGGGTATGGCAAAAAGGTGATGCAGGAACTTCTGAAGTATGGATTCAGTCATTTAAACAGAGAGCTGGCAGAACTGAATGTCTACGACTGGAATACCGGAGCCATTGAATGTTACAAAAAAGTTGGCTTTGTTATTGATCCGGCTGTAAAGAATGAAGCGAAAATTGATGATGAAACCTGGGTTTCAATTAATATGAAGATTCACAGAGATACTTTTCAATTATAG
- a CDS encoding VOC family protein: MSRFTGLRPVLWTENLDETIGFYLHILGFELLARNDDWHWASLRKDEVYIMLALPNKHENTVTIGFTGSFYFNVNKVDELWEHLKTKAKICYEIETFEWGMREFAVYDNNGYILQFGEPMDNIGNTE; the protein is encoded by the coding sequence ATGAGCAGATTTACTGGACTTCGACCCGTGCTTTGGACAGAAAACCTCGATGAAACTATAGGTTTTTATTTGCATATTCTCGGTTTTGAGCTATTAGCCAGAAATGATGACTGGCATTGGGCATCCCTGAGAAAAGACGAGGTGTATATCATGCTTGCTTTACCCAATAAACATGAAAATACAGTAACCATTGGTTTTACAGGATCATTTTATTTTAATGTAAATAAAGTAGATGAATTATGGGAACATCTTAAAACAAAGGCTAAAATCTGTTATGAAATTGAAACTTTTGAATGGGGAATGAGGGAATTTGCAGTGTACGATAACAACGGATATATCCTACAATTTGGTGAACCTATGGATAATATTGGCAATACGGAATAA
- a CDS encoding SRPBCC family protein — translation MNTPITVQYKINAPIDKIWEALTDKNEMKSWYFDIKDFELEVGKIFNFYEPGGENKYHHQGEILEILPNQKLKHTWSYPDFSDLKTTVTWELQPEDNGTLVKLTHEEIENFKELGEGFSRENFTGGWNSIVGQSLKEYLEK, via the coding sequence ATGAACACACCAATCACCGTCCAATACAAAATAAATGCCCCCATCGATAAGATTTGGGAAGCATTGACAGATAAGAATGAAATGAAGTCCTGGTATTTTGATATTAAGGATTTTGAGCTTGAAGTAGGAAAAATATTTAATTTTTACGAACCCGGAGGCGAAAATAAATACCATCATCAAGGTGAAATTCTTGAAATTCTTCCTAACCAAAAATTAAAGCATACCTGGTCTTATCCTGATTTTTCAGATTTGAAAACTACTGTAACATGGGAATTACAACCAGAAGATAACGGAACTTTGGTCAAATTAACCCATGAAGAAATTGAAAACTTTAAAGAGTTGGGAGAAGGTTTTTCAAGAGAAAATTTTACCGGAGGCTGGAACTCCATTGTAGGTCAGAGTTTGAAAGAATATTTAGAAAAATAA